A portion of the Bacteroides faecium genome contains these proteins:
- the nuoL gene encoding NADH-quinone oxidoreductase subunit L, which translates to MELTILILLLPFFSFLILGIGGKWMSHRTAGIIGTLVLGTVAVLSYVTAFQYFSAPRLEDGTFATLIPYNFTWLPFTEILHFDLGILLDPISVMMLIVISTVSLMVHIYSFGYMKGETGFQRYYAFLSLFTMSMLGLVVATNIFQMYLFWELVGVSSYLLIGFYYTKPAAISASKKAFIVTRFADLGFLIGILIYGYYGGTFGFTPDTVSLVSGGAAMLPLALGLMFVGGAGKSAMFPLHIWLPDAMEGPTPVSALIHAATMVVAGVYLVARMFPLFIAYAPDTLHMVAWVGAFTAFYAASVACVQSDIKRVLAFSTISQIGFMMVALGVCTSMNPHEGGLGYMASMFHLFTHAMFKALLFLGAGSIIHAVHSNEMSAMGGLRKYMPVTHWTFLIACLAIAGIPPFSGFFSKDEILAACFQYSPVMGWVMTVIAAMTAFYMFRLYYGIFWGKENKELHAHHTPHESPLAMTFPLMFLAAVTCGAGFIPFGHFISSNGESYSIHLDPSVAITSVVIAIISIAIATWMYKNAKQPVADSLAKQFKGLHKAAYNRFYIDDIYQFITHKIIFRCISTPIAWWDRHVVDGFFNFLAWATNTTSDEIRGLQSGQVQQYAYVFLCGALALILLLIL; encoded by the coding sequence ATGGAACTAACAATTCTAATACTCCTTCTTCCTTTCTTCTCCTTTCTCATATTGGGAATCGGGGGAAAATGGATGTCGCATCGGACGGCGGGTATCATCGGTACTCTGGTACTGGGTACGGTAGCAGTACTGTCTTATGTGACTGCTTTCCAATATTTCTCCGCCCCACGGCTGGAAGACGGAACATTTGCCACATTGATACCTTATAATTTCACGTGGCTTCCTTTTACAGAGATATTACACTTCGACCTGGGCATCCTGCTCGATCCTATATCTGTGATGATGTTGATTGTCATCTCCACCGTATCGCTGATGGTGCATATCTACTCCTTCGGCTACATGAAAGGCGAGACTGGTTTTCAACGTTACTACGCTTTCCTCTCCTTGTTTACCATGTCAATGCTGGGACTGGTAGTAGCGACAAACATCTTCCAAATGTATCTCTTTTGGGAATTGGTGGGTGTAAGTTCTTATTTGTTAATCGGATTCTACTATACAAAACCTGCTGCAATCTCCGCTTCAAAGAAAGCATTTATTGTCACTCGTTTTGCCGACTTGGGCTTCCTGATCGGTATCCTGATTTACGGATATTATGGCGGAACGTTCGGTTTCACTCCGGATACGGTATCGTTGGTCAGCGGTGGAGCTGCCATGCTTCCGTTAGCTCTCGGATTGATGTTCGTGGGCGGTGCCGGTAAGAGTGCGATGTTCCCATTGCATATATGGTTGCCCGACGCAATGGAAGGCCCTACTCCGGTCAGTGCTTTGATTCATGCGGCTACGATGGTAGTTGCCGGAGTTTATCTGGTGGCGCGTATGTTCCCGCTTTTCATCGCTTATGCTCCGGATACATTACATATGGTAGCTTGGGTAGGTGCATTCACCGCTTTCTATGCAGCAAGTGTAGCTTGTGTACAATCGGATATCAAGCGGGTACTCGCTTTCTCCACTATCTCTCAGATTGGTTTTATGATGGTAGCTTTGGGTGTTTGTACTTCGATGAACCCGCACGAAGGCGGATTGGGATATATGGCATCCATGTTCCACCTTTTCACACACGCCATGTTCAAAGCATTGCTCTTCCTGGGTGCAGGTAGCATTATCCATGCGGTACACTCCAATGAAATGTCGGCTATGGGCGGATTACGCAAATATATGCCTGTCACTCACTGGACATTCCTGATTGCCTGTCTGGCCATTGCGGGTATTCCCCCGTTCTCCGGTTTCTTCTCGAAAGATGAGATTTTGGCTGCCTGCTTCCAATACAGTCCTGTAATGGGTTGGGTGATGACGGTAATTGCCGCAATGACTGCTTTCTATATGTTCCGCCTTTACTACGGCATCTTCTGGGGCAAGGAAAATAAAGAGCTTCATGCTCACCACACGCCCCATGAAAGTCCGTTGGCTATGACATTCCCATTGATGTTCCTGGCAGCCGTTACCTGTGGAGCCGGATTTATTCCTTTCGGACATTTCATCAGTTCGAACGGTGAGTCTTACTCAATCCATCTCGACCCGTCGGTAGCTATCACAAGCGTTGTTATTGCCATTATTTCTATTGCAATCGCGACTTGGATGTATAAGAATGCCAAACAGCCTGTTGCCGATTCACTGGCAAAGCAGTTCAAGGGATTGCACAAGGCTGCTTATAATCGTTTCTATATTGATGATATATACCAGTTCATTACGCATAAGATTATCTTCCGCTGCATCTCCACTCCTATCGCTTGGTGGGATCGTCATGTAGTAGATGGATTCTTCAACTTCCTGGCATGGGCAACCAACACTACAAGCGACGAAATTCGTGGTTTGCAAAGCGGTCAGGTACAGCAATATGCGTATGTGTTCCTTTGTGGTGCACTGGCACTTATCTTACTATTAATCTTATAA
- a CDS encoding 4Fe-4S binding protein, translated as MEYKDKKYTYLGGLVHGISTLATGMKTSIKVYFRKKVTEQYPENRKELKMFDRFRGTLNMPHNENNEHRCVACGLCQMACPNDTIKVTSETIETEDGKKKKILATYEYDLGACMFCQLCVNACPHDAITFDQNFEHAVFDRSKLVLKLNRDGSKVIEKKKEV; from the coding sequence ATGGAATATAAAGATAAAAAATATACGTACTTAGGTGGTCTGGTGCATGGCATCAGCACACTGGCAACGGGTATGAAAACCAGCATCAAGGTTTACTTCCGCAAGAAAGTGACCGAGCAATATCCCGAGAACCGGAAGGAACTGAAGATGTTCGACCGATTCCGCGGAACACTGAACATGCCCCACAATGAGAATAATGAACATCGCTGTGTAGCCTGCGGATTATGTCAGATGGCTTGTCCGAACGACACAATCAAAGTGACCAGCGAAACGATTGAAACAGAAGACGGCAAGAAGAAGAAAATCCTGGCGACCTATGAATATGACCTGGGCGCTTGTATGTTCTGCCAACTTTGTGTAAATGCTTGTCCGCACGATGCTATCACGTTCGACCAGAACTTCGAGCATGCAGTATTCGACCGTTCCAAGCTCGTCTTGAAACTTAATCGTGACGGTAGTAAAGTAATAGAAAAGAAAAAAGAAGTTTAG
- a CDS encoding NADH-quinone oxidoreductase subunit A, which produces MNFTFLVVVLLTALAFVGVVIALSRAISPRSYNVQKFEAYECGIPTRGKSWMQFRVGYYLFAILFLMFDVETAFLFPWAVVMREMGPQGLISILFFFIILVLGLAYAWRKGALEWK; this is translated from the coding sequence ATGAATTTTACATTTTTAGTTGTTGTTTTACTGACAGCGCTTGCTTTTGTCGGTGTAGTGATAGCCCTTTCACGTGCTATTTCACCCCGTTCGTACAATGTGCAAAAGTTTGAAGCTTACGAATGTGGTATCCCGACACGTGGTAAATCATGGATGCAGTTCCGTGTAGGTTATTACTTGTTTGCTATCTTGTTCCTAATGTTCGACGTTGAAACAGCTTTTCTGTTTCCGTGGGCGGTGGTCATGCGTGAAATGGGACCGCAGGGACTTATCAGTATTCTCTTCTTCTTTATTATTCTAGTTCTGGGTCTTGCTTATGCCTGGAGGAAAGGAGCTTTGGAATGGAAATAA
- a CDS encoding NADH-quinone oxidoreductase subunit B, whose protein sequence is MEITKKPKIKSIPYEEFIDNESLEKLVRELNAGGANVALGVLDDFINWGRSNSLWPLTFATSCCGIEFMALGAARYDMARFGFEVARASPRQADMIMVCGTITNKMAPVLKRLYDQMPDPKYVVAVGGCAVSGGPFKKSYHVVNGVDKILPVDVYIPGCPPRPEAFYYGMMQLQRKVKIEKFFGGVNRKEKKPDYIKNEE, encoded by the coding sequence ATGGAAATAACCAAAAAGCCAAAAATAAAATCAATTCCGTATGAGGAGTTCATCGACAATGAATCATTGGAAAAGTTGGTCAGGGAACTTAATGCAGGAGGGGCAAACGTCGCTCTCGGAGTTCTCGATGACTTTATCAACTGGGGACGCAGCAATTCGCTGTGGCCGCTTACTTTCGCTACCAGTTGTTGCGGTATCGAATTCATGGCACTGGGTGCCGCGCGTTATGACATGGCCCGCTTCGGGTTTGAAGTAGCCCGTGCCAGTCCGCGCCAGGCCGATATGATTATGGTATGCGGAACTATCACTAATAAAATGGCTCCGGTATTAAAGCGGCTTTACGACCAAATGCCCGACCCGAAATATGTGGTTGCCGTAGGCGGATGTGCTGTCAGCGGCGGTCCTTTCAAGAAGTCCTACCATGTGGTGAACGGAGTGGACAAGATTCTTCCGGTAGATGTATATATTCCCGGATGCCCGCCGCGTCCCGAAGCTTTCTATTATGGCATGATGCAGTTGCAACGCAAAGTGAAAATAGAAAAGTTCTTTGGTGGAGTGAACAGGAAAGAGAAGAAACCGGATTATATAAAAAATGAAGAATGA
- a CDS encoding NADH-quinone oxidoreductase subunit D produces the protein MQEIQFIAPAALHDEMLRLRNEKQMDFLESLTGMDWGAADEKDAPEKLRGLGVVYHLESTVTGERVALKTATTNRDLPEIPSVSDIWKIADFYEREVFDYYGITFIGHPDMRRLYLRNDWIGYPMRKDNDPEKDNPLCMTNEETFDTTQEIELNPDGTIKNKETKLFGEEEYVVNIGPQHPATHGVMRFRVSLEGEIIRKIDANCGYIHRGIEKMNESLTYPQTLALTDRLDYLGAHQNRHALCMCIEKAMGVEVSERVQYIRTIMDELQRIDSHLLFFSALAMDLGALTAFFYGFRDREKILDIFEETCGGRLIMNYNTIGGVQADLHPNFVKRVKEFIPYMRGIIHEYHDIFTGNIIAQSRMKGVGVLSREDAISFGCTGGTGRASGWACDVRKRIPYGVYDKVDFKEIVYTEGDCFARYLVRMDEIMESLNIIEQLIDNIPEGPYQEKMKPIIRVPEGSYYAAVEGSRGEFGVFLESQGDKMPYRLHYRATGLPLVAAIDTICRGAKIADLIAIGGTLDYVVPDIDR, from the coding sequence ATGCAAGAAATACAATTTATAGCCCCTGCAGCATTACACGACGAGATGCTGCGCTTGCGCAATGAAAAACAGATGGACTTTCTCGAAAGCCTCACCGGTATGGACTGGGGAGCAGCGGATGAGAAAGACGCTCCGGAGAAACTCCGCGGTTTAGGCGTAGTCTATCATCTGGAATCTACCGTCACGGGCGAACGGGTGGCGCTGAAAACTGCGACAACCAACCGTGACCTGCCGGAAATTCCGTCTGTCAGCGATATATGGAAGATAGCGGACTTCTACGAACGCGAAGTTTTCGATTATTACGGCATCACCTTTATCGGTCATCCCGATATGCGTCGTCTGTATCTGCGTAACGACTGGATAGGTTATCCGATGCGCAAAGACAATGATCCGGAAAAAGATAATCCGCTCTGCATGACCAATGAGGAAACGTTCGACACGACTCAGGAAATAGAACTCAACCCGGACGGAACAATCAAAAACAAAGAAACAAAACTCTTCGGAGAAGAAGAATACGTAGTCAATATCGGCCCGCAACACCCTGCAACTCACGGTGTAATGCGTTTCCGTGTTTCTCTCGAAGGTGAAATCATCCGTAAGATTGACGCAAACTGCGGATATATCCATCGGGGTATCGAGAAGATGAACGAGAGTCTTACCTATCCTCAGACATTGGCTCTTACAGATCGTCTCGATTATCTGGGCGCACATCAGAATCGTCATGCATTGTGCATGTGTATCGAGAAAGCGATGGGTGTCGAAGTCAGCGAGCGTGTGCAGTATATCCGTACGATTATGGATGAGTTGCAACGTATCGACTCTCACCTGTTATTCTTTTCCGCCCTTGCCATGGACCTCGGAGCACTGACAGCTTTCTTCTACGGATTCCGTGACCGCGAAAAGATTCTCGATATTTTTGAGGAGACTTGTGGCGGACGCTTGATTATGAACTACAATACGATTGGCGGTGTACAGGCTGACCTTCACCCGAACTTCGTCAAACGGGTGAAAGAATTTATTCCGTATATGAGAGGTATCATTCACGAATATCACGATATATTCACAGGCAATATCATTGCTCAAAGCCGTATGAAAGGCGTGGGTGTACTAAGTCGCGAGGATGCTATTTCTTTCGGTTGTACCGGTGGTACAGGCCGTGCTTCGGGCTGGGCCTGCGACGTGCGCAAGCGGATACCGTACGGTGTATATGACAAAGTGGATTTCAAAGAAATCGTTTATACGGAAGGCGACTGCTTCGCCCGCTATCTGGTGCGCATGGACGAAATCATGGAAAGTCTGAACATTATTGAGCAATTAATAGACAATATCCCCGAAGGGCCGTATCAGGAGAAGATGAAACCAATCATCCGTGTTCCCGAAGGTAGCTACTATGCTGCTGTGGAAGGAAGCCGCGGTGAATTCGGTGTTTTCCTCGAAAGCCAGGGTGACAAGATGCCGTATCGCCTGCACTATCGTGCCACAGGACTGCCACTTGTAGCCGCCATCGACACGATCTGTCGTGGAGCGAAGATTGCCGACCTGATTGCCATTGGCGGAACGCTGGACTATGTGGTTCCGGATATAGACCGGTAA
- a CDS encoding NADH-quinone oxidoreductase subunit N codes for MDYSQFLHMREELSLVVVLILLFLADLFMSPDAHKNDGKARLNTMLPVILMAIHTAINLVPGTAADVFGGMYHYVPMHTVVKSILNIGTLIVFLMAHEWMKREDTSFKQGEFYVLTLSTLFGMYLMISAGHFLMFFIGLETASIPMAALIAFDKYRHNSAEAGAKYILTALFSSALLLFGLSMIYGSTGTLYFDDLPAHIDGNPLQIMAFVFFFTGMAFKLSLVPFHLWTADVYEGAPSTVTAYLSVVSKGSAAFVLLAILIKVFAPMINDWQEVLYWVTIASITIANIFAIRQQNLKRLMAFSSISQAGYIMLGVIGGTAQGMTALVYYVLVYAAANLGVFAVITIVALRSQKFTLEDYAGLYKTNPKIAFLMTLSLFSLAGIPPFAGFFSKFFIFMAAFNAGFHLLVFIALVNTVISLYYYLLIVKAMYITPSDNPIPTFRSDRCTKWGLALCTLGIIGLGIASIVYQSIDKLSFGI; via the coding sequence ATGGATTATTCACAATTTCTACATATGCGAGAAGAGCTGTCGCTCGTAGTTGTCCTGATACTACTGTTTTTGGCCGACCTCTTCATGAGTCCGGACGCACACAAGAACGATGGGAAGGCACGGCTGAACACCATGCTACCTGTCATTCTGATGGCGATTCATACAGCTATCAACCTCGTTCCGGGAACTGCTGCCGACGTATTCGGTGGTATGTATCACTATGTACCCATGCATACGGTTGTCAAATCAATCCTGAATATAGGTACTCTTATTGTCTTTCTGATGGCACACGAATGGATGAAACGTGAAGACACCTCATTCAAACAAGGAGAATTTTATGTACTGACACTTTCCACCCTGTTTGGTATGTATCTTATGATTTCCGCCGGACATTTCCTGATGTTCTTTATCGGACTGGAAACGGCATCTATCCCGATGGCCGCTCTGATTGCCTTCGACAAATACCGCCACAACTCTGCCGAAGCGGGAGCCAAATATATCCTTACCGCCCTCTTCTCCAGCGCATTGTTACTGTTCGGTCTGTCTATGATTTACGGCTCTACTGGAACATTGTACTTTGACGACCTTCCCGCTCATATCGACGGAAATCCGTTGCAAATTATGGCATTCGTGTTCTTCTTCACGGGTATGGCATTCAAGCTGTCACTCGTTCCGTTCCACCTGTGGACAGCGGACGTATATGAAGGTGCGCCGAGTACAGTCACCGCTTATCTGAGTGTCGTTTCAAAAGGTTCGGCAGCTTTCGTTCTGCTGGCTATCCTTATCAAAGTATTCGCACCGATGATAAACGACTGGCAGGAAGTACTTTATTGGGTGACTATCGCCTCTATCACTATCGCCAATATATTCGCCATCCGCCAACAGAACCTAAAACGTCTGATGGCATTCTCCAGTATCTCACAAGCTGGATATATCATGCTTGGCGTTATCGGCGGGACGGCACAGGGAATGACAGCATTAGTGTATTACGTGCTTGTATATGCTGCCGCCAACCTCGGTGTATTTGCCGTAATCACCATCGTAGCACTACGCAGCCAGAAGTTCACGCTTGAAGACTATGCAGGACTTTATAAGACGAATCCGAAAATAGCTTTCCTGATGACTTTATCCCTGTTCTCATTGGCAGGTATCCCACCGTTTGCCGGATTCTTCTCCAAGTTCTTTATCTTCATGGCAGCTTTCAATGCAGGATTCCATCTGTTGGTATTCATCGCACTGGTCAATACAGTGATTTCATTGTACTACTACCTGCTGATTGTGAAGGCAATGTATATCACCCCTTCCGACAATCCGATTCCTACTTTCCGCAGCGACCGCTGTACAAAATGGGGACTGGCTCTTTGTACGCTGGGTATTATCGGACTGGGTATCGCAAGCATCGTCTATCAATCTATTGATAAACTCTCGTTCGGGATATAA
- the nuoH gene encoding NADH-quinone oxidoreductase subunit NuoH, with amino-acid sequence MFDFSIVTNWIHELLLSIMPEGVAVFIECVAVGVCIVALYAILAIILIYMERKVCGFFQCRLGPNRVGKWGSIQVVCDVLKMMTKEIFMPKGADHFLYNLAPFMVIIASFLTFACIPFNKGAEILNFNVGVFFLLAASSIGVVGILLAGWGSNNKFSLIGAMRSGAQIISYELSVGMSIMTMVVLMGTMQFSEIVEGQANGWFIFKGHIPAVIAFIIYLIAGNAECNRGPFDLPEAESELTAGYHTEYSGMGFGFFYLAEYLNLFIVASVAATIFLGGWMPLHIVGLDGFNAVMDYIPGFIWFFGKAFFVVFLLMWIKWTFPRLRIDQILNLEWKYLVPISMVNLLLMACCVAFGFHF; translated from the coding sequence ATGTTCGACTTTAGTATAGTAACAAATTGGATACATGAGCTGCTTCTCTCCATTATGCCTGAGGGAGTGGCTGTATTTATAGAATGTGTGGCTGTCGGCGTGTGCATTGTTGCATTGTATGCCATCCTCGCTATCATATTGATTTACATGGAGCGCAAGGTCTGCGGGTTCTTCCAGTGTCGTCTCGGTCCGAACCGGGTGGGCAAATGGGGTTCTATCCAAGTGGTATGCGACGTGCTCAAAATGATGACCAAGGAAATCTTCATGCCGAAAGGCGCTGACCATTTCCTCTACAACCTGGCCCCATTCATGGTGATTATCGCCTCGTTCCTTACTTTCGCTTGTATTCCTTTTAATAAGGGAGCGGAGATTCTGAATTTTAATGTCGGGGTATTCTTCCTGTTAGCTGCTTCCAGCATCGGAGTGGTTGGTATCCTGCTTGCCGGTTGGGGTAGTAACAATAAGTTCTCCCTGATTGGTGCCATGAGAAGCGGCGCGCAGATTATCAGTTATGAACTCTCCGTTGGTATGAGCATTATGACAATGGTCGTACTGATGGGAACCATGCAGTTTTCTGAAATTGTGGAAGGACAAGCCAACGGCTGGTTTATCTTCAAGGGACATATCCCGGCTGTGATTGCTTTCATCATCTACCTGATTGCCGGAAACGCTGAATGTAACCGTGGCCCGTTCGACCTTCCCGAAGCGGAAAGTGAGCTGACTGCCGGATACCACACCGAATATTCCGGTATGGGTTTCGGTTTCTTCTATCTGGCAGAATACTTGAACCTGTTTATCGTAGCCAGTGTTGCCGCCACTATCTTCCTGGGAGGATGGATGCCGTTGCACATCGTCGGTCTGGACGGATTTAATGCCGTAATGGATTATATCCCCGGATTTATCTGGTTCTTCGGCAAAGCGTTCTTTGTGGTATTCCTGCTGATGTGGATTAAATGGACGTTCCCTCGTCTGCGTATCGACCAGATTCTGAACTTGGAATGGAAGTACCTGGTTCCTATTTCTATGGTAAATCTATTATTAATGGCATGTTGCGTAGCCTTCGGCTTTCACTTCTAG
- a CDS encoding NADH-quinone oxidoreductase subunit J family protein, which yields MGSTLETVVFYFLAAFIIAMSIMTVTTQRIVRSATYLLFVLFGTAGIYFLLGYTFLGSVQIMVYAGGIVVLYVFSILLTSGEGDRAEKLKRSRFLAGLFTMVAGLAIILFITLKHNFMQTANLAPQEINIHAIGHALLSSDKYGYVLPFEAVSILLLACIIGGIMIARKR from the coding sequence ATGGGATCAACACTTGAAACAGTAGTATTCTACTTTTTGGCAGCATTTATTATTGCTATGTCCATCATGACGGTGACTACCCAACGTATTGTCCGCTCGGCTACTTACCTGCTCTTCGTGCTCTTCGGCACGGCCGGCATCTACTTCTTGCTGGGCTACACCTTTTTGGGCTCCGTCCAGATTATGGTTTACGCCGGTGGTATCGTTGTGCTTTATGTATTCTCCATCCTGCTGACCAGTGGCGAGGGCGACCGAGCCGAGAAACTAAAACGAAGCAGGTTCCTGGCAGGACTTTTTACAATGGTTGCCGGCTTGGCAATTATCCTGTTTATCACGCTGAAACATAACTTTATGCAGACAGCGAACCTTGCCCCGCAAGAGATAAACATCCATGCCATCGGACACGCCTTGCTTAGTAGTGACAAATATGGCTATGTATTGCCTTTCGAAGCTGTCAGTATCCTGTTGCTGGCTTGTATCATCGGTGGTATCATGATTGCCCGAAAAAGATAA
- the nuoK gene encoding NADH-quinone oxidoreductase subunit NuoK: MIHMEYYLVVSTIMMFAGIYGFFTRRNTLAILISVELMLNATDINFAVFNRFLFPGGMEGYFFALFSIAISAAETAIAIAIMINIYRNLRSIQVRNLDDLKW; this comes from the coding sequence ATGATACACATGGAATATTACCTGGTAGTCTCTACCATCATGATGTTTGCAGGAATCTATGGATTCTTTACCCGCCGTAACACGCTGGCTATCCTGATTTCAGTAGAGTTAATGCTGAACGCCACGGACATCAACTTCGCCGTGTTCAACCGTTTTCTCTTCCCGGGAGGAATGGAAGGTTATTTCTTTGCACTGTTCTCCATCGCCATCTCAGCCGCGGAAACTGCAATAGCTATCGCCATCATGATCAATATCTACCGTAATCTCCGAAGCATCCAAGTCCGCAACCTCGACGACCTGAAATGGTAG
- a CDS encoding complex I subunit 4 family protein: MNFLSIFVLIPILMLAGLWAARGIKAIRGVMVTGASALLIASVVLTFMYLGERSAGNTAEMLFRADTLWYAPLHISYSVGVDGISVAMLLLSAIIVFTGTFASWRLQPLTKEYFLWFTLLSMGVFGFFISVDLFTMFMFYEIALIPMYLLIGVWGSGRKEYAAMKLTLMLMGGSAFLLIGILGIYFGSGATTMNLLEIAQLHNIPFAQQCIWFPLTFLGFGVLGALFPFHTWSPDGHASAPTAVSMLHAGVLMKLGGYGCFRIAMYLMPEAANELSWIFLILTGISVVYGAFSACVQTDLKYINAYSSVSHCGLVLFAILMLNQTAATGAILQMLSHGLMTALFFALIGMIYGRTHTRDVRELAGLMKIMPFLSVCYVIAGLANLGLPGLSGFIAEMTIFVGSFQNNDVFHRTLTIIACSSIVITAVYILRLVGKILYGTCTNKHHLELTDATWDERVAVICLIVCVAGLGMAPFWVSHMIGESVLPVVSQLIP, translated from the coding sequence ATGAATTTCTTATCAATATTCGTACTTATCCCCATCCTGATGCTGGCCGGACTTTGGGCAGCACGAGGAATAAAAGCCATCCGGGGGGTTATGGTTACTGGCGCATCGGCACTCCTGATTGCCTCTGTCGTACTGACATTCATGTATTTGGGAGAACGTAGCGCCGGAAACACAGCAGAAATGCTTTTCCGTGCAGACACTCTTTGGTATGCACCACTTCATATCTCATACTCGGTAGGCGTAGACGGAATCTCAGTAGCCATGCTGTTACTGTCCGCCATCATCGTATTCACCGGAACATTTGCTTCCTGGCGTCTGCAACCGCTGACAAAAGAGTATTTCCTTTGGTTCACCCTATTGTCAATGGGAGTGTTCGGATTCTTTATATCCGTGGACTTGTTCACCATGTTTATGTTCTACGAAATAGCCTTGATACCTATGTACCTGCTGATTGGCGTATGGGGTTCGGGACGCAAGGAATACGCAGCCATGAAGCTGACACTGATGCTGATGGGCGGTTCCGCCTTCCTGCTGATTGGAATCCTCGGAATCTACTTCGGTTCGGGAGCGACGACAATGAACCTGCTCGAAATCGCACAGTTGCACAACATACCTTTTGCACAACAATGCATCTGGTTCCCACTGACTTTCCTCGGTTTTGGCGTACTGGGTGCTCTCTTCCCGTTCCATACTTGGAGTCCCGACGGTCACGCTTCCGCCCCGACAGCAGTATCCATGCTCCATGCAGGAGTCTTAATGAAACTGGGCGGTTACGGATGTTTCCGCATTGCCATGTATCTGATGCCGGAAGCCGCTAACGAACTTTCGTGGATATTCTTGATACTGACAGGTATCTCTGTGGTCTACGGAGCTTTCTCCGCTTGTGTACAGACAGACTTGAAATATATCAATGCCTACTCTTCCGTATCCCACTGCGGACTGGTTCTCTTCGCTATCCTGATGCTGAACCAGACGGCTGCGACGGGAGCTATCCTTCAGATGCTTTCGCACGGATTGATGACAGCCCTGTTCTTCGCCCTTATCGGTATGATTTACGGACGTACGCACACCCGTGACGTTCGCGAGCTTGCCGGTCTGATGAAGATTATGCCGTTCCTCAGCGTATGTTACGTGATTGCCGGTCTTGCCAACCTCGGCCTGCCGGGACTGAGTGGTTTCATTGCCGAGATGACTATCTTCGTAGGTTCTTTCCAGAACAACGATGTATTCCATCGCACGCTGACTATCATCGCCTGCTCTTCGATTGTGATTACAGCAGTCTATATCCTGCGCCTGGTAGGTAAGATTCTGTATGGTACCTGCACCAACAAGCACCACCTCGAACTGACCGACGCAACATGGGACGAACGTGTAGCAGTCATCTGCCTCATCGTTTGTGTAGCCGGACTGGGTATGGCTCCTTTCTGGGTCAGCCACATGATTGGTGAAAGCGTATTGCCGGTTGTCTCACAACTGATACCCTAA